The Argentina anserina chromosome 3, drPotAnse1.1, whole genome shotgun sequence genome includes a region encoding these proteins:
- the LOC126788076 gene encoding cyclic nucleotide-gated ion channel 4 — translation MPVEQEISHSSRMHHYADDNSSDEEVERVFEDYEDDDDDDDEDAEEDDDNGKGSKFCMLTACGVGGSSGCRRPGWSLGQVLDPRAKWVQEWNRAFLLVCAVGLVIDPLFFYALSISGRCMCLYVDGWFAIMVTVLRCMTDVLHVWNMWLQLKMAKRYSFTAMVGGGEGANNGLRDTSPRSVAMSYLKGKKGFFFDLFVILPIPQIVIWVVIPTLLERGSVTVVMTVFLMFFIQYLPKIYHSVCLLRRMQNLSGYIFGTVWWGIALNLIAYFVAAHAAGACWYLLGIQRAEKCLKEQCRATAGCGLRILSCKDPFYYGKETSLKDIARIAWANNKQARSTCLDSSDHYDYGAFSWTVQLFTNTSRLEKILFPIFWGLMTLSTFGNLESSTEWLEVVFNIIVLTSGLLLVTMLIGNIKVFLHATTSKKQAMQLKMRNIEWWMRKRQLPMGFRQRVRNYERQRWAAMRGVDECEMIRNLPEGLRRDIKYHLCLDLVRQVPLFQHMDDLVLENICDRVKSLIFPKGETITREGDPVQRMLFVVRGHLQSSQVLRDGVKSFCMLGPGNFSGDELLSWCLRRPFIERLPPSSSTLITLETTEAFSLEAEDVKYVTQHFRYTFVNEKVKRSARYYSPGWRTWAAVAIQLAWRRYKHRLTLTSLSFIRPRRPLSRCSSLGEDRLRLYTALLTSPKPSDQDDFFID, via the exons ATGCCTGTGGAGCAAGAGATTTCCCACTCGTCCCGCATGCACCACTACGCCGACGACAACAGCTCCGACGAAGAAGTAGAGAGAGTATTTGaagactatgaagacgatgaCGATGACGACGACGAAGAcgcagaagaagatgatgacaaCGGCAAAGGGAGTAAATTCTGCATGCTCACCGCGTGCGGCGTCGGCGGTAGCTCTGGCTGCAGGAGACCGGGTTGGTCTCTGGGTCAGGTCCTGGACCCGCGAGCCAAATGGGTTCAGGAATGGAACCGGGCTTTCCTCCTGGTTTGCGCCGTCGGGCTCGTGATCGACCCTCTGTTCTTCTACGCTCTGTCGATCAGTGGGAGATGTATGTGTCTGTATGTGGACGGGTGGTTTGCCATAATGGTGACGGTGCTCCGGTGCATGACGGACGTTCTGCACGTGTGGAACATGTGGCTGCAGCTGAAAATGGCCAAGAGGTACTCCTTCACTGCGATGGTTGGTGGTGGTGAAGGGGCAAACAATGGGCTGCGCGACACCAGTCCTCGCTCTGTGGCGATGAGTTATCTCAAGGGCAAGAAAGGGTTTTTCTTTGACCTCTTTGTTATCCTGCCAATCCCCCAG ATAGTAATATGGGTGGTGATTCCTACACTATTAGAGAGGGGATCGGTGACAGTGGTGATGACAGTGTTCTTGATGTTCTTTATTCAATATCTTCCGAAAATCTATCACTCAGTTTGCCTCTTGCGGCGAATGCAAAACCTCTCTGGCTACATATTTGGCACCGTTTGGTGGGGAATAGCCCTCAACTTGATTGCATATTTTGTTGCCGCTCAT GCTGCAGGAGCATGTTGGTACTTGTTAGGAATCCAAAGAGCAGAGAAATGCCTAAAAGAGCAATGCAGGGCAACAGCTGGGTGTGGATTGAGAATATTATCTTGCAAAGATCCATTTTATTATGGAAAAGAAACCAGCTTGAAAGACATAGCAAGAATAGCTTGGGCAAACAACAAACAAGCAAGGTCTACGTGCTTAGATAGTTCTGATCATTACGACTATGGAGCATTTTCATGGACTGTTCAGCTTTTCACAAATACCAGCCGCTTGGAGAAGATACTTTTCCCTATCTTTTGGGGCCTCATGACCCTCAG CACCTTCGGGAACTTGGAAAGCTCAACGGAATGGTTAGAGGTTGTTTTCAACATAATTGTTTTAACCAGTGGACTCCTTTTGGTCACTATGTTGATCGGAAACATAAAG GTATTTTTGCATGCAACCACTTCAAAGAAACAAGCGATGCAATTGAAGATGAGAAACATAGAGTGGTGGATGAGGAAGAGGCAGTTGCCTATGGGGTTCAGGCAAAGGGTGCGCAACTACGAGCGTCAGCGATGGGCAGCCATGCGCGGAGTTGATGAATGTGAGATGATCAGGAACCTTCCTGAGGGCCTTAGAAGGGACATCAAGTATCACCTGTGCTTGGACTTGGTTAGACAG GTACCATTGTTTCAACATATGGATGATCTGGTTCTTGAGAACATTTGTGATCGCGTCAAGTCTCTTATCTTCCCAAAAGGAGAAACA ATCACAAGAGAGGGAGACCCAGTTCAAAGAATGCTATTTGTAGTGAGAGGACATCTTCAAAGCAGCCAGGTTCTCAGAGATGGTGTTAAAAGTTTCTGCATGTTAGGCCCTGGAAATTTCAGTGGTGACGAGCTCTTGTCATGGTGTCTCAGAAGGCCCTTCATAGAAAGACTGCCACCATCTTCCTCGACACTAATCACTCTCGAGACCACAGAAGCGTTCAGCCTTGAAGCAGAGGATGTCAAATATGTGACGCAACATTTTCGGTACACATTCGTGAACGAAAAGGTCAAGAGAAGTGCAAGGTACTACTCACCAGGTTGGAGGACATGGGCTGCTGTGGCAATTCAATTGGCTTGGAGGAGGTACAAGCATCGCTTAACCTTAACTTCATTGTCATTTATAAGGCCTCGAAGACCTCTGTCGAGATGTTCTTCATTGGGAGAGGACAGGTTGAGACTATACACAGCCTTGTTGACTTCTCCAAAGCCAAGTGATCAAGATGATTTTTTCATCGATTAG